A stretch of Primulina tabacum isolate GXHZ01 chromosome 13, ASM2559414v2, whole genome shotgun sequence DNA encodes these proteins:
- the LOC142522098 gene encoding NDR1/HIN1-like protein 13, which translates to MEERDVPPPANDPGTYVVQIPRNQVYRIPPPENARIVEQHTRNFPQKSRKCGFSRIICWLLLILILLGIVAGIALLVLRATLYNPKSPEFELTQFHSKNLEQPLPNKTLSHTRPPEYDITLHATNPNGRMSFSFLGAGKSSLVFKNKKIGHGGAPSSSTEEPNNPIRIPIALYGCGAPLREAIKKSLADTDETKSMQLEIETSIEFNSWARNERKDIVITCDFKVKGSLLKIPKVSSQECRTVCS; encoded by the coding sequence ATGGAGGAGCGGGATGTCCCACCACCGGCCAACGACCCCGGAACTTATGTGGTTCAGATCCCACGCAATCAAGTCTACCGCATCCCACCACCGGAAAACGCCCGTATCGTGGAGCAGCACACCCGTAACTTCCCTCAGAAATCTAGGAAATGCGGCTTTTCGCGTATCATTTGTTGGCTTCTTCTCATTCTCATCCTCCTCGGAATCGTGGCCGGGATCGCCCTTTTAGTGCTCCGTGCCACCTTGTACAACCCCAAGTCGCCGGAATTCGAGCTCACACAATTCCATTCCAAGAATTTGGAGCAACCTCTCCCTAATAAGACCCTCAGCCACACCCGCCCGCCAGAATATGACATCACGCTGCACGCAACAAACCCTAACGGGAGGATGTCCTTTTCCTTCCTTGGAGCTGGAAAATCTTCTCTTGTTTTCAAGAACAAGAAAATTGGGCACGGAGGGGCTCCATCATCATCCACAGAAGAACCCAATAACCCAATCCGTATCCCGATTGCACTGTACGGCTGTGGGGCGCCACTAAGAGAAGCAATCAAGAAAAGCCTGGCCGATACAGATGAGACAAAATCCATGCAATTAGAGATCGAGACATCGATCGAGTTCAACAGCTGGGCGAGGAATGAGCGTAAAGATATCGTGATCACATGTGATTTTAAGGTGAAAGGCTCTTTGTTGAAAATTCCCAAGGTTTCGTCTCAAGAATGTCGAACCGTGTGCAGCTAG
- the LOC142523332 gene encoding uncharacterized protein LOC142523332, protein MSTLKEILIRRPVVATIRLTVPAGGAKPAPPVGPALGQYRLNLMSFCKDFNARTQKYKPETPMAVTITAFQDNTFEFTVKSPSVTWYLKKAAGIESGSSRPGHVSASTITLKHVYEIAKIKQSDPYCQYMSLEAISRSIIGTANSMGIKVQKELD, encoded by the coding sequence ATGTCTACGTTGAAAGAGATTCTGATCCGGCGGCCGGTGGTGGCAACCATCCGCCTCACCGTGCCCGCAGGCGGAGCAAAACCAGCTCCGCCGGTAGGGCCGGCGCTAGGTCAATATAGGCTGAATCTGATGTCCTTCTGCAAAGACTTCAATGCCAGGACCCAGAAATACAAACCCGAAACTCCCATGGCCGTGACCATTACGGCTTTCCAAGACAACACCTTTGAGTTCACCGTCAAATCCCCCTCAGTCACGTGGTACCTGAAGAAGGCGGCTGGCATCGAAAGCGGCAGCAGCCGGCCCGGTCACGTGAGCGCCTCTACGATCACCCTGAAACACGTGTACGAGATTGCTAAGATAAAGCAGAGCGATCCTTACTGTCAGTACATGTCGCTGGAAGCGATTTCTAGGTCGATTATCGGGACAGCGAATTCCATGGGGATTAAAGTTCAGAAGGAGCTTGATTGA
- the LOC142523259 gene encoding uncharacterized protein LOC142523259 isoform X2 — MEKFEAYFQVADTDRDGRISGNEAVAFFKASNLPQRVLAQVWTYADQNRTGFLGRSEFYNALKLVTVAQSKRDLTPDIVKAALYGPASAKIPAPEINLAATSSPQLNLTGGAPPSQLSATPISNQGVGVSGPHGFQSHQNQFVRPPQPPAPSYGFQSQPGISSQGLTGAGSISVPHRPSSSDSFSGSTNAYSAGISSQVSNRSLSSSTTEGGFGPTSPSTAQSKPSEITGLVQSSSSKPNDTVFLGSQVGKEDSKPHKASGNGFSPDSVFGDVFSVTPSEPKQNSSAIAYSAGSIPGSSAGTLPAKPTVVSQHPAIQAQQFESTGKANQQISAKKPPVSPVPAGNLLSVQPQPPWPKITSSDVQKYSKVFVQVDTDRDGKITGEQARNLFLSWRLPREVLKQVWDLSDQDNDSMLSLREFCIALYLMERYREGRPIPAALPNNVMFDETSSASTQPAVPYGNTSWRPTTGLQQPLGTKNARPISSVGGGRPPRPVPVPQPEATVQQKPKVPALEKHLVDQLSTEEQESLNKKFEEAKNAEKQVADLEKDILEAKLKIQFYQTKMQELILYKSRCDNRLNEITEKVVADKKEADSLAMKYEEKYKKVGDVASKLTIQEATFRDIQDKKMELYRTIVKLEQDNADGIQERTNQIQSDLEELVKALNERCKTYGLRGKPTSLVELPFGWQPGIEGTAADWDEVWDKFEDEGFQYVKELTLEIENVIAPPKPKSALIREKVTPLDNSGSAKSPSEDNKKSDMPGSGDRLPQNERPYNQNLEQTVRSPPDSPAGSAFDSPSYKLPELKLMKDVNINGSPYGFDTPGGYGRAESVLSGEKGFDEPGWGSIDSHYDTVAAWDFNPGTPKDSDLERRSESSLFGPDDWALNPIRTGSRTIDSTPTQGPFFDSVPSTPLYNSASILDPVRTGSTGMDTPKQGPFFDSVPSTPLYYSASSPHGNNMFSRNSLFADSVPGTPMYNFNTSPKGFNEGSEEPYSFNSFSRFDSFNMSDSGPFGSRESLTRFDSMRSTRDSEVDQGYFPPQESSFARFDSFQSTADSDYNFGSFPPRDTFTRFDSMHSTRDSDYSHGFPSFDDAADPFGSNEPFRTSLEGRTPKKDSDSWKAF; from the exons ATGGAAAAATTCGAGGCATACTTTCAGGTGGCGGACACGGATCGAGATGGTCGGATTAGCGGAAACGAGGCTGTTGCCTTCTTCAAAGCATCCAATCTACCCCAACGAGTTCTCGCCCAG GTATGGACGTATGCTGATCAAAACAGAACTGGTTTCCTAGGTCGCTCAGAATTTTATAATGCTTTGAAACTTGTTACGGTGGCACAAAGTAAGCGAGATTTGACTCCAGATATTGTGAAAGCTGCTTTATATGGTCCAGCTTCAGCTAAAATCCCTGCTCCGGAGATAAATCTTGCAGCTACGTCTAGTCCTCAGTTGAATTTGACAGGTGGTGCACCTCCTTCACAGTTGAGTGCCACTCCAATCTCTAATCAAGGTGTTGGTGTGAGTGGTCCACATggatttcaatctcatcaaaacCAATTTGTGAGACCACCTCAGCCCCCAGCTCCTAGTTATGGCTTCCAGTCTCAACCAGGTATTTCAAGCCAAGGATTGACTGGGGCAGGTTCTATTTCTGTTCCGCATCGCCCTAGCTCCTCTGATTCATTTTCTGGTAGTACTAATGCTTACTCTGCTGGAATTTCCTCTCAAGTCTCCAACAGGAGCCTAAGTTCTTCCACAACAGAGGGTGGATTTGGACCTACGTCCCCGTCTACGGCACAATCAAAACCATCAGAAATAACTGGGTTGGTGCAGTCTTCTTCATCCAAGCCAAATGATACTGTTTTCTTGGGCTCCCAGGTTGGAAAGGAAGACTCAAAACCACATAAAGCTTCTGGAAACGGCTTTTCTCCGGACTCAGTTTTTGGGGATGTGTTCTCAGTGACACCTTCTGAACCAAagcagaactcctcagcaattGCATATTCTGCTGGCAGCATACCTGGCTCGTCAGCTGGAACTCTACCTGCTAAGCCAACTGTTGTTTCTCAGCATCCAGCTATTCAAGCTCAACAATTCGAGTCCACAGGGAAAGCAAATCAACAAATATCAGCTAAAAAACCCCCTGTATCTCCTGTTCCTGCTGGAAATCTTCTCTCTGTTCAACCTCAGCCCCCATGGCCTAAAATTACTTCGTCTGATGTTCAAAAGTACAGCAAGGTATTTGTGCAGGTTGACACCGACAGAGATGGGAAAATTACTGGTGAACAGGCTCGTAACTTATTCTTGAGTTGGAGGCTACCACGAG AGGTCTTAAAGCAGGTCTGGGACTTGTCTGATCAAGACAATGACAGCATGCTTTCTTTGAGGGAATTCTGCATTGCTCTCTATTTGATGGAACGATATAGGGAAGGGCGCCCTATTCCAGCAGCGCTTCCCAACAATGTTATGTTTGATGAGACATCATCTGCCTCCACTCAACCTGCTGTGCCATATGGCAATACATCTTGGAGACCAACTACTG GCTTACAACAACCTCTAGGGACTAAGAATGCAAGGCCAATTTCTTCTGTTGGTGGAGGCAGGCCTCCTCGTCCAGTTCCTGTTCCCCAGCCTGAGGCAACAGTCCAACAAAAGCCCAAAGTTCCTGCTCTAGAGAAGCATCTTGTAGACCAACTTAGCACAGAGGAACAGGAGTCCCTGAATAAAAAGTTTGAGGAGGCAAAAAATGCAGAGAAACAG GTAGCAGATTTGGAAAAGGATATTTTAGAAGCTAAACTGAAAATTCAGTTTTATCAAACCAAGATGCAAGAACTT ATACTATACAAAAGCCGATGCGACAATCGTTTGAATGAGATCACCGAGAAAGTTGTAGCTGACAAAAAAGAG GCTGACTCATTAGCAATGAAATATGAAGAGAAGTACAAGAAGGTTGGTGATGTGGCATCTAAATTAACCATTCAAGAAGCTACATTTCGTGATATTCAG GATAAAAAAATGGAACTATACCGAACAATTGTCAAATTGGAACAAGATAATGCCGATGGTATTCAG GAACGCACAAATCAAATCCAGTCAGACCTTGAGGAACTGGTAAAAGCGTTGAATGAACGGTGCAAAACTTATGGGTTACGTGGAAAACCAACCTCACTCGTTGAGCTTCCATTTG GTTGGCAACCTGGCATTGAAGGAACAGCTGCTGATTGGGATGAAGTTTGGGATAAGTTTGAAGATGAAG GATTCCAATATGTCAAAGAGCTTACGCTTGAAATTGAAAATGTGATTGCACCTCCAAAACCAAAATCTGCATTGATTAGAGAGAAAGTTACTCCATTGGATAACAGTGGTTCTGCAAAGTCACCATCTGAAGACAATAAAAAATCAGACATGCCTGGTTCTGGGGACAGATTACCTCAGAATGAGAGGCCATACAATCAAAACTTGGAGCAAACAGTAAGAAGTCCACCAGACAGTCCAGCAGGAAGTGCATTTGATAGCCCATCATATAAATTACCAGAACTGAAACTAATGAAGGATGTCAATATAAATGGCTCACCATATGGATTTGACACCCCAGG TGGATATGGTAGAGCTGAATCTGTACTTTCTGGGGAGAAAGGTTTTGATGAGCCAGGTTGGGGTTCTATTGATTCCCATTATGATACTGTTGCGGCATGGGATTTCAATCCTGGCACTCCTAag GATTCTGACCTTGAGAGACGTAGTGAAAGTTCTTTATTTGGTCCTGATGACTGGGCATTAAACCCAATAAGAACTGGATCTAGAACCATTGACTCAACTCCAACGCAGGGTCCATTTTTTGATTCTGTTCCTAGCACTCCGCTCTATAACTCTGCTAGCATATTAGATCCAGTTAGAACTGGATCTACAGGCATGGACACTCCAAAGCAGGGTCCATTTTTTGATTCAGTTCCGAGCACACCACTCTATTATTCTGCAAGCTCTCCGCACGGGAATAACATGTTTTCCAGGAATAGTCTATTTGCAGATTCAGTTCCTGGCACACCAATGTACAATTTTAACACTTCTCCTAAAGGGTTCAACGAAGGTTCTGAAGAGCCATATTCGTTCAACAGTTTCTCAAGATTCGATTCTTTCAACATGAGTGACAGTGGTCCTTTTGGTTCTCGTGAGTCTTTGACGAGATTTGATTCAATGCGAAGCACTAGAGATTCTGAAGTTGATCAAGGATACTTTCCACCCCAAGAATCCTCCTTCGCAAGATTTGACTCATTCCAGAGCACGGCAGATTCTGATTATAACTTTGGCTCGTTTCCTCCAAGAGACACGTTTACTAGATTTGATTCCATGCATAGTACTCGGGACTCTGATTATAGTCATGGTTTCCCTTCGTTTGACGATGCTGCAGATCCGTTCGGGTCTAACGAGCCTTTTAGGACATCTCTTGAGGGTCGAACTCCGAAGAAAGATTCAGATAGTTGGAAAGCATTCTAG
- the LOC142523259 gene encoding uncharacterized protein LOC142523259 isoform X1, whose protein sequence is MEKFEAYFQVADTDRDGRISGNEAVAFFKASNLPQRVLAQVWTYADQNRTGFLGRSEFYNALKLVTVAQSKRDLTPDIVKAALYGPASAKIPAPEINLAATSSPQLNLTGGAPPSQLSATPISNQGVGVSGPHGFQSHQNQFVRPPQPPAPSYGFQSQPGISSQGLTGAGSISVPHRPSSSDSFSGSTNAYSAGISSQVSNRSLSSSTTEGGFGPTSPSTAQSKPSEITGLVQSSSSKPNDTVFLGSQVGKEDSKPHKASGNGFSPDSVFGDVFSVTPSEPKQNSSAIAYSAGSIPGSSAGTLPAKPTVVSQHPAIQAQQFESTGKANQQISAKKPPVSPVPAGNLLSVQPQPPWPKITSSDVQKYSKVFVQVDTDRDGKITGEQARNLFLSWRLPREVLKQVWDLSDQDNDSMLSLREFCIALYLMERYREGRPIPAALPNNVMFDETSSASTQPAVPYGNTSWRPTTGLQQPLGTKNARPISSVGGGRPPRPVPVPQPEATVQQKPKVPALEKHLVDQLSTEEQESLNKKFEEAKNAEKQVADLEKDILEAKLKIQFYQTKMQELILYKSRCDNRLNEITEKVVADKKEADSLAMKYEEKYKKVGDVASKLTIQEATFRDIQDKKMELYRTIVKLEQDNADGIQPQERTNQIQSDLEELVKALNERCKTYGLRGKPTSLVELPFGWQPGIEGTAADWDEVWDKFEDEGFQYVKELTLEIENVIAPPKPKSALIREKVTPLDNSGSAKSPSEDNKKSDMPGSGDRLPQNERPYNQNLEQTVRSPPDSPAGSAFDSPSYKLPELKLMKDVNINGSPYGFDTPGGYGRAESVLSGEKGFDEPGWGSIDSHYDTVAAWDFNPGTPKDSDLERRSESSLFGPDDWALNPIRTGSRTIDSTPTQGPFFDSVPSTPLYNSASILDPVRTGSTGMDTPKQGPFFDSVPSTPLYYSASSPHGNNMFSRNSLFADSVPGTPMYNFNTSPKGFNEGSEEPYSFNSFSRFDSFNMSDSGPFGSRESLTRFDSMRSTRDSEVDQGYFPPQESSFARFDSFQSTADSDYNFGSFPPRDTFTRFDSMHSTRDSDYSHGFPSFDDAADPFGSNEPFRTSLEGRTPKKDSDSWKAF, encoded by the exons ATGGAAAAATTCGAGGCATACTTTCAGGTGGCGGACACGGATCGAGATGGTCGGATTAGCGGAAACGAGGCTGTTGCCTTCTTCAAAGCATCCAATCTACCCCAACGAGTTCTCGCCCAG GTATGGACGTATGCTGATCAAAACAGAACTGGTTTCCTAGGTCGCTCAGAATTTTATAATGCTTTGAAACTTGTTACGGTGGCACAAAGTAAGCGAGATTTGACTCCAGATATTGTGAAAGCTGCTTTATATGGTCCAGCTTCAGCTAAAATCCCTGCTCCGGAGATAAATCTTGCAGCTACGTCTAGTCCTCAGTTGAATTTGACAGGTGGTGCACCTCCTTCACAGTTGAGTGCCACTCCAATCTCTAATCAAGGTGTTGGTGTGAGTGGTCCACATggatttcaatctcatcaaaacCAATTTGTGAGACCACCTCAGCCCCCAGCTCCTAGTTATGGCTTCCAGTCTCAACCAGGTATTTCAAGCCAAGGATTGACTGGGGCAGGTTCTATTTCTGTTCCGCATCGCCCTAGCTCCTCTGATTCATTTTCTGGTAGTACTAATGCTTACTCTGCTGGAATTTCCTCTCAAGTCTCCAACAGGAGCCTAAGTTCTTCCACAACAGAGGGTGGATTTGGACCTACGTCCCCGTCTACGGCACAATCAAAACCATCAGAAATAACTGGGTTGGTGCAGTCTTCTTCATCCAAGCCAAATGATACTGTTTTCTTGGGCTCCCAGGTTGGAAAGGAAGACTCAAAACCACATAAAGCTTCTGGAAACGGCTTTTCTCCGGACTCAGTTTTTGGGGATGTGTTCTCAGTGACACCTTCTGAACCAAagcagaactcctcagcaattGCATATTCTGCTGGCAGCATACCTGGCTCGTCAGCTGGAACTCTACCTGCTAAGCCAACTGTTGTTTCTCAGCATCCAGCTATTCAAGCTCAACAATTCGAGTCCACAGGGAAAGCAAATCAACAAATATCAGCTAAAAAACCCCCTGTATCTCCTGTTCCTGCTGGAAATCTTCTCTCTGTTCAACCTCAGCCCCCATGGCCTAAAATTACTTCGTCTGATGTTCAAAAGTACAGCAAGGTATTTGTGCAGGTTGACACCGACAGAGATGGGAAAATTACTGGTGAACAGGCTCGTAACTTATTCTTGAGTTGGAGGCTACCACGAG AGGTCTTAAAGCAGGTCTGGGACTTGTCTGATCAAGACAATGACAGCATGCTTTCTTTGAGGGAATTCTGCATTGCTCTCTATTTGATGGAACGATATAGGGAAGGGCGCCCTATTCCAGCAGCGCTTCCCAACAATGTTATGTTTGATGAGACATCATCTGCCTCCACTCAACCTGCTGTGCCATATGGCAATACATCTTGGAGACCAACTACTG GCTTACAACAACCTCTAGGGACTAAGAATGCAAGGCCAATTTCTTCTGTTGGTGGAGGCAGGCCTCCTCGTCCAGTTCCTGTTCCCCAGCCTGAGGCAACAGTCCAACAAAAGCCCAAAGTTCCTGCTCTAGAGAAGCATCTTGTAGACCAACTTAGCACAGAGGAACAGGAGTCCCTGAATAAAAAGTTTGAGGAGGCAAAAAATGCAGAGAAACAG GTAGCAGATTTGGAAAAGGATATTTTAGAAGCTAAACTGAAAATTCAGTTTTATCAAACCAAGATGCAAGAACTT ATACTATACAAAAGCCGATGCGACAATCGTTTGAATGAGATCACCGAGAAAGTTGTAGCTGACAAAAAAGAG GCTGACTCATTAGCAATGAAATATGAAGAGAAGTACAAGAAGGTTGGTGATGTGGCATCTAAATTAACCATTCAAGAAGCTACATTTCGTGATATTCAG GATAAAAAAATGGAACTATACCGAACAATTGTCAAATTGGAACAAGATAATGCCGATGGTATTCAG CCACAGGAACGCACAAATCAAATCCAGTCAGACCTTGAGGAACTGGTAAAAGCGTTGAATGAACGGTGCAAAACTTATGGGTTACGTGGAAAACCAACCTCACTCGTTGAGCTTCCATTTG GTTGGCAACCTGGCATTGAAGGAACAGCTGCTGATTGGGATGAAGTTTGGGATAAGTTTGAAGATGAAG GATTCCAATATGTCAAAGAGCTTACGCTTGAAATTGAAAATGTGATTGCACCTCCAAAACCAAAATCTGCATTGATTAGAGAGAAAGTTACTCCATTGGATAACAGTGGTTCTGCAAAGTCACCATCTGAAGACAATAAAAAATCAGACATGCCTGGTTCTGGGGACAGATTACCTCAGAATGAGAGGCCATACAATCAAAACTTGGAGCAAACAGTAAGAAGTCCACCAGACAGTCCAGCAGGAAGTGCATTTGATAGCCCATCATATAAATTACCAGAACTGAAACTAATGAAGGATGTCAATATAAATGGCTCACCATATGGATTTGACACCCCAGG TGGATATGGTAGAGCTGAATCTGTACTTTCTGGGGAGAAAGGTTTTGATGAGCCAGGTTGGGGTTCTATTGATTCCCATTATGATACTGTTGCGGCATGGGATTTCAATCCTGGCACTCCTAag GATTCTGACCTTGAGAGACGTAGTGAAAGTTCTTTATTTGGTCCTGATGACTGGGCATTAAACCCAATAAGAACTGGATCTAGAACCATTGACTCAACTCCAACGCAGGGTCCATTTTTTGATTCTGTTCCTAGCACTCCGCTCTATAACTCTGCTAGCATATTAGATCCAGTTAGAACTGGATCTACAGGCATGGACACTCCAAAGCAGGGTCCATTTTTTGATTCAGTTCCGAGCACACCACTCTATTATTCTGCAAGCTCTCCGCACGGGAATAACATGTTTTCCAGGAATAGTCTATTTGCAGATTCAGTTCCTGGCACACCAATGTACAATTTTAACACTTCTCCTAAAGGGTTCAACGAAGGTTCTGAAGAGCCATATTCGTTCAACAGTTTCTCAAGATTCGATTCTTTCAACATGAGTGACAGTGGTCCTTTTGGTTCTCGTGAGTCTTTGACGAGATTTGATTCAATGCGAAGCACTAGAGATTCTGAAGTTGATCAAGGATACTTTCCACCCCAAGAATCCTCCTTCGCAAGATTTGACTCATTCCAGAGCACGGCAGATTCTGATTATAACTTTGGCTCGTTTCCTCCAAGAGACACGTTTACTAGATTTGATTCCATGCATAGTACTCGGGACTCTGATTATAGTCATGGTTTCCCTTCGTTTGACGATGCTGCAGATCCGTTCGGGTCTAACGAGCCTTTTAGGACATCTCTTGAGGGTCGAACTCCGAAGAAAGATTCAGATAGTTGGAAAGCATTCTAG
- the LOC142522597 gene encoding uncharacterized protein LOC142522597 — translation MSGCSSSSSGSEEEDEEIDSYRKGGYHAVRIGDSFAGGRYLAQKKLGWGQFSTVWLAYDTQSSKYVALKIQKSAPQFGQAALHEIEVLSAIAAGDGVDTKCVVNLVDHFKHAGPNGQHLCMVLEFLGDSLLRLIKYNRYKGLEFNKVREICKCILTSLDYLHRELGIIHTDLKPENILLYSTINPSKDPIRSGMTPILERPEGNPNGGVTINTIEKKLKRRARRAVARISERRASMGGVGVMPKPARSLDGIDLRCKVVDFGNACWADKPIAEEIQTRQYRAPEVVLQSGYSFSADMWSFACIAFELATGEMMFTPKTGQGFSEDEDHLALMMELLGKMPRKIATCGARSKDYFDRYGDLKRIRRLKYLTLDRLLVEKFKFSGDDAREFADFLCPILDFEPEKRPTAKQCLQHPWLNINRQKNDEAKSGSRVEKLNI, via the exons ATGTCAGGTTGCTCCTCGTCGTCTTCAGGATCggaagaagaggatgaagagATCGATTCGTACAGAAAAGGTGGGTATCATGCGGTGAGAATCGGCGATTCATTCGCTGGTGGCCGATATCTCGCCCAGAAGAAACTTGGATGGGGTCAGTTTTCAACCGTTTGGCTCGCCTACGATACTCAGTCGTCC AAATATGTTGCATTGAAGATACAGAAAAGTGCACCACAATTTGGTCAAGCTGCTCTTCACGAAATTGAAGTCCTTTCTGCTATTGCTGCTGGTGATGGCGTAGATACTAAGTGTGTCGTCAACTTGGTGGACCACTTCAAGCATGCAGGCCCAAATGGCCAGCATTTATGTATGGTCCTGGAATTTCTTGGCGATAGTTTATTGCGTCTCATCAAGTATAACCGCTATAAAGGTCTTGAATTCAATAAAGTGAGGGAGATATGCAAGTGCATTTTGACTTCTCTTGATTATTTGCATAGAGAACTTGGAATTATACACACAGACTTAAAGCCTGAAAACATTCTTTTATATTCAACCATTAATCCTTCTAAAGATCCAATTAGGTCAGGAATGACTCCAATTCTTGAAAGGCCAGAGGGTAATCCCAATGGGGGAGTAACCATAAATACTATTGAGAAAAAACTAAAACGAAGGGCGAGAAGAGCAGTTGCAAGGATATCAGAGAGGCGAGCTTCCATGGGAGGAGTAGGAGTGATGCCAAAACCTGCTAGAAGCTTAGATGGGATTGACTTAAGATGTAAGGTTGTGGATTTTGGAAATGCTTGTTGGGCTGATAAGCCAATTGCTGAAGAAATCCAAACTAGGCAATACAGAGCTCCAGAAGTCGTACTTCAATCTGGTTATTCTTTTTCTGCTGATATGTGGTCTTTTGCTTGCATTGCTTTTGAACTTGCCACGGGTGAGATGATGTTTACTCCCAAGACTGGACAAGGCTTCAGTGAGGATGAG GATCACCTCGCATTAATGATGGAGCTCCTTGGGAAGATGCCGCGAAAG ATTGCCACATGTGGAGCACGGTCCAAAGATTACTTTGACAGATATGGCGATCTGAAGAGGATCAGAAGGCTAAAATACTTGACGCTTGATCGACTACTTgttgaaaaatttaaattttctggCGACGATGCTCGTGAATTTGCTGATTTTCTCTGCCCCATTCTCGATTTTGAGCCTGAGAAGCGACCAACCGCAAAGCAATGTCTGCAGCACCCGTGGCTCAATATCAACAGGCAGAAGAACGATGAGGCGAAGAGTGGATCTAGAGTTGAAAAGCTTAATATTTGA